A portion of the Mustela erminea isolate mMusErm1 chromosome 19, mMusErm1.Pri, whole genome shotgun sequence genome contains these proteins:
- the FUT2 gene encoding galactoside 2-alpha-L-fucosyltransferase 2 produces the protein MLSNQTPFFFPMVHFVLFVFTASTIFHIQQRLAKIRPTWDIDALVLATESPTSQLPRGMWTINAIGRLGNQMGEYATLYALAKMNGRPAFIPAEMHSTLAPIFRISLPVLHGSTAGRIPWQNYHLNDWMEERYRHIPGEYVRLTGYPCSWTFYHHLRDEILQEFTLHDHVREDAQKFLRGLQVNGRQPSTFVGVHVRRGDYVHVMPQVWKGVVADRRYLEQALAWFRARYDSPVFVVSSNGMTWCRENIDASLGDVVFAGNGIENSPAKDFALLTQCNHTIMTIGTFGIWAAYLAGGETIYLANYTLPDSPFLKLFKPEAAFLPEWIGIQADLSPLLKH, from the coding sequence ATGCTCAGCAATCAGACGCCTTTCTTCTTCCCCATGGTCCACTTCGTCCTCTTTGTCTTCACGGCTTCCACCATATTTCACATTCAGCAACGGCTAGCGAAGATTCGCCCCACATGGGACATTGACGCGCTGGTTTTGGCGACGGAAAGTCCCACGAGCCAGCTGCCCCGGGGCATGTGGACGATCAACGCCATTGGCCGCCTTGGGAACCAGATGGGCGAGTACGCCACCCTGTACGCCCTGGCCAAGATGAACGGGCGGCCGGCCTTCATCCCGGCCGAGATGCACAGCACGCTGGCCCCCATCTTCCGGATCAGCCTCCCGGTCCTGCACGGCAGCACGGCCGGCCGCATCCCCTGGCAGAACTACCACCTGAACGACTGGATGGAGGAGCGCTACCGCCACATCCCCGGGGAGTACGTGCGCCTCACCGGCTACCCCTGCTCCTGGACCTTCTACCACCACCTGCGAGACGAGATCCTGCAGGAGTTCACCTTGCACGACCACGTGAGGGAGGACGCCCAGAAATTTCTAAGGGGCCTGCAGGTGAATGGGAGACAGCCAAGCACCTTTGTGGGAGTCCACGTGCGCCGGGGGGACTACGTGCACGTCATGCCGCAGGTGTGGAAGGGCGTGGTCGCTGACCGGCGGTACCTGGAGCAGGCCCTGGCCTGGTTCCGGGCCCGCTACGACTCCCCCGTCTTTGTGGTCTCCAGCAATGGCATGACCTGGTGTCGGGAGAACATCGACGCCTCCCTGGGGGACGTGGTGTTCGCGGGCAATGGCATCGAGAACTCCCCTGCCAAGGACTTTGCGCTGCTCACGCAGTGTAACCACACCATCATGACCATTGGGACATTTGGAATCTGGGCTGCCTACCTCGCGGGTGGCGAGACCATCTACCTAGCCAATTACACCCTGCCGGACTCCCCCTTCCTCAAACTCTTTAAGCCAGAGGCAGCTTTCCTGCCTGAGTGGATTGGGATCCAGGCAGACCTCTCCCCACTACTCAAGCACTGA
- the MAMSTR gene encoding MEF2-activating motif and SAP domain-containing transcriptional regulator isoform X1 encodes MQTGSVQGSVALDVSSSVGQGHTSMQMNMLVLQLRIHRRYQDPSLSRSFTASPVLDPDPWVSATDPALAPGAPAPVSPKGPTPFLFNPGDLLLESEYSPWRSLKESPKISQHWREPKPKGNLTYHQYMPPGRRQGSRVNPQAKGLALGPLGPPLWEGTKSQQPPPRTTARMKPTALTPSPPGVPSPLPPPHKLELQTLKLEELTVSELRQQLRLRGLPVSGTKSMLLERMRSGALTRERPKPRREDGPACAPWPRLRPKALGAVRRQGSLKPSANSPAQPPARARETPATAAGPTAAPAPASTPASAPAPAPAPAPAPLRAEAAAPAAAPAPTPPAALPTAALTLEEELQEAIRRAQLLPNRGIDDILEDQVEPEDPLPPIPLDFPGSFDVLASSPDSEGLSSVFSSSLPSPTNSPSPSPRGPTDSLDWLEALSGGPLLGCGSPAPSIFSADLSDSSGTRLWDLLADPW; translated from the exons ATGCAGACCGGAAGTGTGCAAGGGAGTGTGGCACTGGATGTCAGTTCCTCAGTAGGCCAAGGGCATACGAGCATGCAAATGAATATGCTGG TCCTCCAGCTTCGGATCCACAGACGGTATCAGGACCCAA GCCTTTCCAGGTCCTTCACTGCCTCCCCAGTCTTGGATCCAGATCCCTGGGTCTCAGCCACAGACCCCGCTCTGGCTCCCGGAGCTCCAGCCCCAGTCTCGCCCAAGGGCCCCACCCCTTTCCTCTTCAACCCTGGGGACCTGCTTCTTGAATCAGAATACAGCCCTTGGAGGTCCCTGAAG GAGTCCCCCAAGATCTCCCAACATTGGAGAGAGCCCAAGCCAAAGGGGAACTTGACCTACCACCAGTACATGCCCCCAGGGCGGAGACAGGGGTCCAGGGTAAACCCCCAGGCCAAAGGGTTGGCCCTGGGTCCCCTAGGACCACCTCTATGGGAAGGGACAAAGTCACAGCAGCCACCTCCCAG GACTACCGCCAGGATGAAGCCCACtgccctcactccctccccacctggAGTCCCCAGCCCCTTGCCCCCTCCACACAAGTTGGAACTTCAGACCCTTAAGCTGGAGGAGCTGACG gtctcaGAGCTCCGGCAGCAGCTGCGCCTTCGGGGCCTCCCTGTGTCGGGGACTAAGTCGATGCTCCTGGAGCGCATGCGCAGCGGCGCCCTGACCCGCGAGCGGCCGAAGCCGCGGCGCGAGGACGGTCCAGCGTGTGCTCCCTGGCCGCGCCTCAGGCCCAAGGCTCTGGGAGCCGTCCGGAGGCAGGGCTCG CTCAAGCCAAGCGCCAACTCTCCCGCTCAGCCTCCTGCACGTGCCCGGGAAACTCCTGCTACCGCTGCGGGTCCGACTGCCGCTCCGGCTCCGGCCTCGACTCCGGCctcggctccggctccggctccggctccggctccggctccgctTCGGGCTGAGGCTGCGGCTCCGGCTGCGGCTCCAGCACCGACTCCTCCCGCGGCACTGCCCACAGCGGCCCTGACGCTGGAGGAGGAGCTGCAGGAAGCCATCCGCAGGGCGCAG TTGCTTCCGAACCGGGGCATTGATGACATCCTGGAGGATCAGGTGGAGCCTGAGG ACCCACTGCCCCCCATCCCCTTGGACTTCCCCGGCTCCTTCGACGTGCTGGCCTCCTCCCCGGATTCCGAAGGCCTCTcatctgtcttctcttcctcGCTCCCGTCCCCCACAAACTCCCCGTCCCCCTCTCCCAGGGGCCCCACAGACTCCTTGGACTGGCTGGAGGCTCTAAGTGGGGGTCCCCTGCTAGGCTgtggctccccagcccccagcatctTCTCTGCTGATTTATCTGACTCCAGTGGAACCCGGCTGTGGGACCTGCTGGCGGATCCATGGTGA
- the MAMSTR gene encoding MEF2-activating motif and SAP domain-containing transcriptional regulator isoform X2 — protein MLGFPPTLVGGFGRVREDGGVAEASSALLSTQCSPSLPGFLSTGLSRSFTASPVLDPDPWVSATDPALAPGAPAPVSPKGPTPFLFNPGDLLLESEYSPWRSLKESPKISQHWREPKPKGNLTYHQYMPPGRRQGSRVNPQAKGLALGPLGPPLWEGTKSQQPPPRTTARMKPTALTPSPPGVPSPLPPPHKLELQTLKLEELTVSELRQQLRLRGLPVSGTKSMLLERMRSGALTRERPKPRREDGPACAPWPRLRPKALGAVRRQGSLKPSANSPAQPPARARETPATAAGPTAAPAPASTPASAPAPAPAPAPAPLRAEAAAPAAAPAPTPPAALPTAALTLEEELQEAIRRAQLLPNRGIDDILEDQVEPEDPLPPIPLDFPGSFDVLASSPDSEGLSSVFSSSLPSPTNSPSPSPRGPTDSLDWLEALSGGPLLGCGSPAPSIFSADLSDSSGTRLWDLLADPW, from the exons ATGCTGGGTTTCCCTCCCACACTGGTGGGGGGGTTTGGCAGGGTGAGGGAGGATGGGGGGGTGGCTGAGGCCTCCAGTGCCCTCCTTTCCACACAGTGttctccctccctgcccggcTTCCTGTCTACAGGCCTTTCCAGGTCCTTCACTGCCTCCCCAGTCTTGGATCCAGATCCCTGGGTCTCAGCCACAGACCCCGCTCTGGCTCCCGGAGCTCCAGCCCCAGTCTCGCCCAAGGGCCCCACCCCTTTCCTCTTCAACCCTGGGGACCTGCTTCTTGAATCAGAATACAGCCCTTGGAGGTCCCTGAAG GAGTCCCCCAAGATCTCCCAACATTGGAGAGAGCCCAAGCCAAAGGGGAACTTGACCTACCACCAGTACATGCCCCCAGGGCGGAGACAGGGGTCCAGGGTAAACCCCCAGGCCAAAGGGTTGGCCCTGGGTCCCCTAGGACCACCTCTATGGGAAGGGACAAAGTCACAGCAGCCACCTCCCAG GACTACCGCCAGGATGAAGCCCACtgccctcactccctccccacctggAGTCCCCAGCCCCTTGCCCCCTCCACACAAGTTGGAACTTCAGACCCTTAAGCTGGAGGAGCTGACG gtctcaGAGCTCCGGCAGCAGCTGCGCCTTCGGGGCCTCCCTGTGTCGGGGACTAAGTCGATGCTCCTGGAGCGCATGCGCAGCGGCGCCCTGACCCGCGAGCGGCCGAAGCCGCGGCGCGAGGACGGTCCAGCGTGTGCTCCCTGGCCGCGCCTCAGGCCCAAGGCTCTGGGAGCCGTCCGGAGGCAGGGCTCG CTCAAGCCAAGCGCCAACTCTCCCGCTCAGCCTCCTGCACGTGCCCGGGAAACTCCTGCTACCGCTGCGGGTCCGACTGCCGCTCCGGCTCCGGCCTCGACTCCGGCctcggctccggctccggctccggctccggctccggctccgctTCGGGCTGAGGCTGCGGCTCCGGCTGCGGCTCCAGCACCGACTCCTCCCGCGGCACTGCCCACAGCGGCCCTGACGCTGGAGGAGGAGCTGCAGGAAGCCATCCGCAGGGCGCAG TTGCTTCCGAACCGGGGCATTGATGACATCCTGGAGGATCAGGTGGAGCCTGAGG ACCCACTGCCCCCCATCCCCTTGGACTTCCCCGGCTCCTTCGACGTGCTGGCCTCCTCCCCGGATTCCGAAGGCCTCTcatctgtcttctcttcctcGCTCCCGTCCCCCACAAACTCCCCGTCCCCCTCTCCCAGGGGCCCCACAGACTCCTTGGACTGGCTGGAGGCTCTAAGTGGGGGTCCCCTGCTAGGCTgtggctccccagcccccagcatctTCTCTGCTGATTTATCTGACTCCAGTGGAACCCGGCTGTGGGACCTGCTGGCGGATCCATGGTGA
- the MAMSTR gene encoding MEF2-activating motif and SAP domain-containing transcriptional regulator isoform X3, with protein MLGFPPTLVGGFGRVREDGGVAEASSALLSTQCSPSLPGFLSTGLSRSFTASPVLDPDPWVSATDPALAPGAPAPVSPKGPTPFLFNPGDLLLESEYSPWRSLKESPKISQHWREPKPKGNLTYHQYMPPGRRQGSRVNPQAKGLALGPLGPPLWEGTKSQQPPPRTTARMKPTALTPSPPGVPSPLPPPHKLELQTLKLEELTVSELRQQLRLRGLPVSGTKSMLLERMRSGALTRERPKPRREDGPACAPWPRLRPKALGAVRRQGSPPARARETPATAAGPTAAPAPASTPASAPAPAPAPAPAPLRAEAAAPAAAPAPTPPAALPTAALTLEEELQEAIRRAQLLPNRGIDDILEDQVEPEDPLPPIPLDFPGSFDVLASSPDSEGLSSVFSSSLPSPTNSPSPSPRGPTDSLDWLEALSGGPLLGCGSPAPSIFSADLSDSSGTRLWDLLADPW; from the exons ATGCTGGGTTTCCCTCCCACACTGGTGGGGGGGTTTGGCAGGGTGAGGGAGGATGGGGGGGTGGCTGAGGCCTCCAGTGCCCTCCTTTCCACACAGTGttctccctccctgcccggcTTCCTGTCTACAGGCCTTTCCAGGTCCTTCACTGCCTCCCCAGTCTTGGATCCAGATCCCTGGGTCTCAGCCACAGACCCCGCTCTGGCTCCCGGAGCTCCAGCCCCAGTCTCGCCCAAGGGCCCCACCCCTTTCCTCTTCAACCCTGGGGACCTGCTTCTTGAATCAGAATACAGCCCTTGGAGGTCCCTGAAG GAGTCCCCCAAGATCTCCCAACATTGGAGAGAGCCCAAGCCAAAGGGGAACTTGACCTACCACCAGTACATGCCCCCAGGGCGGAGACAGGGGTCCAGGGTAAACCCCCAGGCCAAAGGGTTGGCCCTGGGTCCCCTAGGACCACCTCTATGGGAAGGGACAAAGTCACAGCAGCCACCTCCCAG GACTACCGCCAGGATGAAGCCCACtgccctcactccctccccacctggAGTCCCCAGCCCCTTGCCCCCTCCACACAAGTTGGAACTTCAGACCCTTAAGCTGGAGGAGCTGACG gtctcaGAGCTCCGGCAGCAGCTGCGCCTTCGGGGCCTCCCTGTGTCGGGGACTAAGTCGATGCTCCTGGAGCGCATGCGCAGCGGCGCCCTGACCCGCGAGCGGCCGAAGCCGCGGCGCGAGGACGGTCCAGCGTGTGCTCCCTGGCCGCGCCTCAGGCCCAAGGCTCTGGGAGCCGTCCGGAGGCAGGGCTCG CCTCCTGCACGTGCCCGGGAAACTCCTGCTACCGCTGCGGGTCCGACTGCCGCTCCGGCTCCGGCCTCGACTCCGGCctcggctccggctccggctccggctccggctccggctccgctTCGGGCTGAGGCTGCGGCTCCGGCTGCGGCTCCAGCACCGACTCCTCCCGCGGCACTGCCCACAGCGGCCCTGACGCTGGAGGAGGAGCTGCAGGAAGCCATCCGCAGGGCGCAG TTGCTTCCGAACCGGGGCATTGATGACATCCTGGAGGATCAGGTGGAGCCTGAGG ACCCACTGCCCCCCATCCCCTTGGACTTCCCCGGCTCCTTCGACGTGCTGGCCTCCTCCCCGGATTCCGAAGGCCTCTcatctgtcttctcttcctcGCTCCCGTCCCCCACAAACTCCCCGTCCCCCTCTCCCAGGGGCCCCACAGACTCCTTGGACTGGCTGGAGGCTCTAAGTGGGGGTCCCCTGCTAGGCTgtggctccccagcccccagcatctTCTCTGCTGATTTATCTGACTCCAGTGGAACCCGGCTGTGGGACCTGCTGGCGGATCCATGGTGA
- the MAMSTR gene encoding MEF2-activating motif and SAP domain-containing transcriptional regulator isoform X6, producing MLGFPPTLVGGFGRVREDGGVAEASSALLSTQCSPSLPGFLSTGLSRSFTASPVLDPDPWVSATDPALAPGAPAPVSPKGPTPFLFNPGDLLLESEYSPWRSLKESPKISQHWREPKPKGNLTYHQYMPPGRRQGSRVNPQAKGLALGPLGPPLWEGTKSQQPPPRTTARMKPTALTPSPPGVPSPLPPPHKLELQTLKLEELTLKPSANSPAQPPARARETPATAAGPTAAPAPASTPASAPAPAPAPAPAPLRAEAAAPAAAPAPTPPAALPTAALTLEEELQEAIRRAQLLPNRGIDDILEDQVEPEDPLPPIPLDFPGSFDVLASSPDSEGLSSVFSSSLPSPTNSPSPSPRGPTDSLDWLEALSGGPLLGCGSPAPSIFSADLSDSSGTRLWDLLADPW from the exons ATGCTGGGTTTCCCTCCCACACTGGTGGGGGGGTTTGGCAGGGTGAGGGAGGATGGGGGGGTGGCTGAGGCCTCCAGTGCCCTCCTTTCCACACAGTGttctccctccctgcccggcTTCCTGTCTACAGGCCTTTCCAGGTCCTTCACTGCCTCCCCAGTCTTGGATCCAGATCCCTGGGTCTCAGCCACAGACCCCGCTCTGGCTCCCGGAGCTCCAGCCCCAGTCTCGCCCAAGGGCCCCACCCCTTTCCTCTTCAACCCTGGGGACCTGCTTCTTGAATCAGAATACAGCCCTTGGAGGTCCCTGAAG GAGTCCCCCAAGATCTCCCAACATTGGAGAGAGCCCAAGCCAAAGGGGAACTTGACCTACCACCAGTACATGCCCCCAGGGCGGAGACAGGGGTCCAGGGTAAACCCCCAGGCCAAAGGGTTGGCCCTGGGTCCCCTAGGACCACCTCTATGGGAAGGGACAAAGTCACAGCAGCCACCTCCCAG GACTACCGCCAGGATGAAGCCCACtgccctcactccctccccacctggAGTCCCCAGCCCCTTGCCCCCTCCACACAAGTTGGAACTTCAGACCCTTAAGCTGGAGGAGCTGACG CTCAAGCCAAGCGCCAACTCTCCCGCTCAGCCTCCTGCACGTGCCCGGGAAACTCCTGCTACCGCTGCGGGTCCGACTGCCGCTCCGGCTCCGGCCTCGACTCCGGCctcggctccggctccggctccggctccggctccggctccgctTCGGGCTGAGGCTGCGGCTCCGGCTGCGGCTCCAGCACCGACTCCTCCCGCGGCACTGCCCACAGCGGCCCTGACGCTGGAGGAGGAGCTGCAGGAAGCCATCCGCAGGGCGCAG TTGCTTCCGAACCGGGGCATTGATGACATCCTGGAGGATCAGGTGGAGCCTGAGG ACCCACTGCCCCCCATCCCCTTGGACTTCCCCGGCTCCTTCGACGTGCTGGCCTCCTCCCCGGATTCCGAAGGCCTCTcatctgtcttctcttcctcGCTCCCGTCCCCCACAAACTCCCCGTCCCCCTCTCCCAGGGGCCCCACAGACTCCTTGGACTGGCTGGAGGCTCTAAGTGGGGGTCCCCTGCTAGGCTgtggctccccagcccccagcatctTCTCTGCTGATTTATCTGACTCCAGTGGAACCCGGCTGTGGGACCTGCTGGCGGATCCATGGTGA
- the MAMSTR gene encoding MEF2-activating motif and SAP domain-containing transcriptional regulator isoform X4 gives MTLATSSQRSQIIRSKFRSVLQLRIHRRYQDPSLSRSFTASPVLDPDPWVSATDPALAPGAPAPVSPKGPTPFLFNPGDLLLESEYSPWRSLKESPKISQHWREPKPKGNLTYHQYMPPGRRQGSRVNPQAKGLALGPLGPPLWEGTKSQQPPPRTTARMKPTALTPSPPGVPSPLPPPHKLELQTLKLEELTVSELRQQLRLRGLPVSGTKSMLLERMRSGALTRERPKPRREDGPACAPWPRLRPKALGAVRRQGSLKPSANSPAQPPARARETPATAAGPTAAPAPASTPASAPAPAPAPAPAPLRAEAAAPAAAPAPTPPAALPTAALTLEEELQEAIRRAQLLPNRGIDDILEDQVEPEDPLPPIPLDFPGSFDVLASSPDSEGLSSVFSSSLPSPTNSPSPSPRGPTDSLDWLEALSGGPLLGCGSPAPSIFSADLSDSSGTRLWDLLADPW, from the exons ATGACTCTCGCGACTTCCTCTCAGCGCTCCCAAATCATTCGTTCCAAGTTCAGATCTG TCCTCCAGCTTCGGATCCACAGACGGTATCAGGACCCAA GCCTTTCCAGGTCCTTCACTGCCTCCCCAGTCTTGGATCCAGATCCCTGGGTCTCAGCCACAGACCCCGCTCTGGCTCCCGGAGCTCCAGCCCCAGTCTCGCCCAAGGGCCCCACCCCTTTCCTCTTCAACCCTGGGGACCTGCTTCTTGAATCAGAATACAGCCCTTGGAGGTCCCTGAAG GAGTCCCCCAAGATCTCCCAACATTGGAGAGAGCCCAAGCCAAAGGGGAACTTGACCTACCACCAGTACATGCCCCCAGGGCGGAGACAGGGGTCCAGGGTAAACCCCCAGGCCAAAGGGTTGGCCCTGGGTCCCCTAGGACCACCTCTATGGGAAGGGACAAAGTCACAGCAGCCACCTCCCAG GACTACCGCCAGGATGAAGCCCACtgccctcactccctccccacctggAGTCCCCAGCCCCTTGCCCCCTCCACACAAGTTGGAACTTCAGACCCTTAAGCTGGAGGAGCTGACG gtctcaGAGCTCCGGCAGCAGCTGCGCCTTCGGGGCCTCCCTGTGTCGGGGACTAAGTCGATGCTCCTGGAGCGCATGCGCAGCGGCGCCCTGACCCGCGAGCGGCCGAAGCCGCGGCGCGAGGACGGTCCAGCGTGTGCTCCCTGGCCGCGCCTCAGGCCCAAGGCTCTGGGAGCCGTCCGGAGGCAGGGCTCG CTCAAGCCAAGCGCCAACTCTCCCGCTCAGCCTCCTGCACGTGCCCGGGAAACTCCTGCTACCGCTGCGGGTCCGACTGCCGCTCCGGCTCCGGCCTCGACTCCGGCctcggctccggctccggctccggctccggctccggctccgctTCGGGCTGAGGCTGCGGCTCCGGCTGCGGCTCCAGCACCGACTCCTCCCGCGGCACTGCCCACAGCGGCCCTGACGCTGGAGGAGGAGCTGCAGGAAGCCATCCGCAGGGCGCAG TTGCTTCCGAACCGGGGCATTGATGACATCCTGGAGGATCAGGTGGAGCCTGAGG ACCCACTGCCCCCCATCCCCTTGGACTTCCCCGGCTCCTTCGACGTGCTGGCCTCCTCCCCGGATTCCGAAGGCCTCTcatctgtcttctcttcctcGCTCCCGTCCCCCACAAACTCCCCGTCCCCCTCTCCCAGGGGCCCCACAGACTCCTTGGACTGGCTGGAGGCTCTAAGTGGGGGTCCCCTGCTAGGCTgtggctccccagcccccagcatctTCTCTGCTGATTTATCTGACTCCAGTGGAACCCGGCTGTGGGACCTGCTGGCGGATCCATGGTGA
- the MAMSTR gene encoding MEF2-activating motif and SAP domain-containing transcriptional regulator isoform X5: protein MLGFPPTLVGGFGRVREDGGVAEASSALLSTQCSPSLPGFLSTGLSRSFTASPVLDPDPWVSATDPALAPGAPAPVSPKGPTPFLFNPGDLLLESEYSPWRSLKESPKISQHWREPKPKGNLTYHQYMPPGRRQGSRVNPQAKGLALGPLGPPLWEGTKSQQPPPRTTARMKPTALTPSPPGVPSPLPPPHKLELQTLKLEELTVSELRQQLRLRGLPVSGTKSMLLERMRSGALTRERPKPRREDGPACAPWPRLRPKALGAVRRQGSLKPSANSPAQPPARARETPATAAGPTAAPAPASTPASAPAPAPAPAPAPLRAEAAAPAAAPAPTPPAALPTAALTLEEELQEAIRRAQTHCPPSPWTSPAPSTCWPPPRIPKASHLSSLPRSRPPQTPRPPLPGAPQTPWTGWRL, encoded by the exons ATGCTGGGTTTCCCTCCCACACTGGTGGGGGGGTTTGGCAGGGTGAGGGAGGATGGGGGGGTGGCTGAGGCCTCCAGTGCCCTCCTTTCCACACAGTGttctccctccctgcccggcTTCCTGTCTACAGGCCTTTCCAGGTCCTTCACTGCCTCCCCAGTCTTGGATCCAGATCCCTGGGTCTCAGCCACAGACCCCGCTCTGGCTCCCGGAGCTCCAGCCCCAGTCTCGCCCAAGGGCCCCACCCCTTTCCTCTTCAACCCTGGGGACCTGCTTCTTGAATCAGAATACAGCCCTTGGAGGTCCCTGAAG GAGTCCCCCAAGATCTCCCAACATTGGAGAGAGCCCAAGCCAAAGGGGAACTTGACCTACCACCAGTACATGCCCCCAGGGCGGAGACAGGGGTCCAGGGTAAACCCCCAGGCCAAAGGGTTGGCCCTGGGTCCCCTAGGACCACCTCTATGGGAAGGGACAAAGTCACAGCAGCCACCTCCCAG GACTACCGCCAGGATGAAGCCCACtgccctcactccctccccacctggAGTCCCCAGCCCCTTGCCCCCTCCACACAAGTTGGAACTTCAGACCCTTAAGCTGGAGGAGCTGACG gtctcaGAGCTCCGGCAGCAGCTGCGCCTTCGGGGCCTCCCTGTGTCGGGGACTAAGTCGATGCTCCTGGAGCGCATGCGCAGCGGCGCCCTGACCCGCGAGCGGCCGAAGCCGCGGCGCGAGGACGGTCCAGCGTGTGCTCCCTGGCCGCGCCTCAGGCCCAAGGCTCTGGGAGCCGTCCGGAGGCAGGGCTCG CTCAAGCCAAGCGCCAACTCTCCCGCTCAGCCTCCTGCACGTGCCCGGGAAACTCCTGCTACCGCTGCGGGTCCGACTGCCGCTCCGGCTCCGGCCTCGACTCCGGCctcggctccggctccggctccggctccggctccggctccgctTCGGGCTGAGGCTGCGGCTCCGGCTGCGGCTCCAGCACCGACTCCTCCCGCGGCACTGCCCACAGCGGCCCTGACGCTGGAGGAGGAGCTGCAGGAAGCCATCCGCAGGGCGCAG ACCCACTGCCCCCCATCCCCTTGGACTTCCCCGGCTCCTTCGACGTGCTGGCCTCCTCCCCGGATTCCGAAGGCCTCTcatctgtcttctcttcctcGCTCCCGTCCCCCACAAACTCCCCGTCCCCCTCTCCCAGGGGCCCCACAGACTCCTTGGACTGGCTGGAGGCTCTAA